In the genome of Argonema galeatum A003/A1, one region contains:
- a CDS encoding putative bifunctional diguanylate cyclase/phosphodiesterase: MTKILVIEDEKLYRENIQDLLEAEEFDAISAENGLLGVQLAQSEIPDLILCDLMMPELDGYGVLKALRQNPTTAAIPLIFLTAKADRADFRVGMVLGADDYITKPFTRGELLEAIAARLARQKSITQPLTQALKQATERLDHLLHHDSATNLPNRLLLRERFNQIISNRQSENQCQEESLSSAQNPLELKPIPILLVALDRFNSINDGLENQDRNRLIKEITDRITACLSTQDMVARLNADRFAIVPATLSQKQTIASVAQAVLSSIAQPISLDSSQISIAASIGITFYPNDGIELNQLIKKAAAAMFYTQKLGGNHYQFYTTALDVNSSSGLALESSLRRAIEKEEFEVYYQPIVNLQTSQIIGAEALVRWFHPTRGMISPAEFIPVAEETGSIVPIGEWVLQTACAQAQKWIAAGFSRFQVSVNLSARQFSQQHLSQRIVEILETTGLNPENLSLELTESILVENAEVAIATLNKLKHLGIHIAIDDFGTGYASLSYLKQFPFDTLKIDRSFLQDVTSDTQNTAIMTAVIQLAHNFNLKTVAEGVETQAELTFLSQQKCDAMQGYIFSRPLPAWEFEKLLIG; encoded by the coding sequence ATGACAAAGATTTTAGTCATTGAAGATGAAAAACTTTATCGAGAAAATATTCAGGATCTGCTAGAGGCGGAGGAATTTGACGCTATTAGCGCTGAAAATGGTCTCCTTGGGGTGCAGCTAGCGCAGTCAGAGATTCCCGATTTGATTCTATGCGATTTGATGATGCCAGAACTAGACGGTTACGGCGTTTTGAAAGCATTGCGCCAAAATCCAACTACAGCAGCAATTCCCTTAATTTTCCTCACCGCCAAAGCCGATCGGGCCGATTTTCGCGTTGGTATGGTATTGGGGGCAGATGATTATATCACCAAACCCTTTACCCGTGGGGAACTGCTAGAGGCGATCGCAGCTCGTTTGGCAAGACAAAAGAGCATTACCCAACCCCTAACCCAGGCACTCAAGCAGGCGACAGAAAGACTGGATCACTTACTCCATCACGACAGCGCTACCAACCTTCCCAACCGGCTACTATTACGAGAGCGGTTTAATCAAATTATCAGCAACAGACAATCCGAAAACCAGTGTCAAGAAGAATCCCTGTCTTCTGCACAGAATCCGCTAGAATTGAAACCTATTCCCATTTTGTTGGTGGCATTAGATCGGTTCAACAGTATTAACGACGGCTTGGAGAATCAGGACAGGAACAGGTTAATTAAAGAAATTACCGACCGAATCACCGCCTGTCTCAGCACACAAGATATGGTGGCTAGATTGAATGCGGATCGATTTGCGATCGTTCCGGCAACTTTGAGTCAAAAACAGACCATTGCCAGCGTCGCCCAAGCCGTATTGTCATCTATTGCACAACCCATCAGTCTGGACAGCAGCCAAATTTCGATCGCAGCTAGTATTGGCATTACCTTCTACCCAAACGATGGGATTGAGTTAAACCAATTAATTAAAAAAGCAGCAGCAGCTATGTTCTATACCCAAAAATTGGGGGGTAATCACTATCAATTTTACACGACAGCTTTAGATGTCAATTCCTCTTCAGGATTGGCGCTAGAGTCAAGTCTGCGTAGGGCTATAGAAAAAGAAGAATTTGAGGTGTACTATCAGCCAATTGTAAATTTGCAAACAAGTCAAATTATTGGTGCTGAAGCCTTGGTGCGTTGGTTTCACCCCACGCGAGGGATGATTTCACCGGCTGAATTTATTCCTGTGGCAGAGGAGACTGGCTCGATCGTGCCAATTGGGGAATGGGTGTTGCAAACAGCTTGCGCCCAAGCTCAGAAATGGATTGCGGCTGGATTTTCACGGTTCCAGGTGTCGGTTAACTTATCAGCGCGTCAATTTTCTCAGCAGCATCTAAGTCAGCGGATTGTGGAGATATTAGAAACTACGGGACTCAATCCAGAGAATTTGTCACTGGAGTTAACTGAAAGCATACTTGTGGAAAATGCTGAAGTTGCGATCGCAACTCTAAATAAATTGAAACATCTGGGCATTCACATCGCCATAGATGATTTTGGCACTGGCTATGCCAGCTTAAGCTATCTCAAACAATTTCCCTTTGACACTTTAAAAATAGACCGTTCATTTCTCCAAGATGTCACCAGCGATACCCAAAATACAGCGATTATGACTGCCGTGATTCAGTTGGCTCACAACTTCAACTTGAAAACTGTAGCAGAGGGAGTCGAAACCCAGGCAGAACTGACTTTTTTAAGCCAACAAAAGTGCGATGCCATGCAAGGATATATATTCAGTCGTCCTCTGCCAGCATGGGAGTTTGAAAAGCTGCTAATAGGGTAA
- a CDS encoding GAF domain-containing protein: MNISAPPKNSKLILVIDDDRLMRIQLRRVMEQEGYQVAEAIDGEEGLAAYTCLKPDIVLVDGVMPVMDGFTCCKLIRSLPGGNSTPILMITALDDEESVDQAFEAGAIDYITKPIHLAVLRQRVRRLLEASRAAEELRQQSERERLINKIAQRIRQSLNIQEILNTTVAEVREFLGADRVLIYRYDSDWSGSVLVESVDNLWTPILGKKIAYPYLSKNYVPSYKQNRIEAKANIYTLGLPHCLIDLLAGFQVKAHLVVPILQDNSDLLVFNSELENSTPNSQLWGLLIAHQCSSPRQWQKLEIELLQQLATQVAIAIQQSELYQQLGRLNTDLERQVKERTSQLQQALNFEAMLKRITDKVRDTLDESHILQTAVQELGLGLQVNYCGTGLYNLEQATSTIGYEYAISSALCRDRIMEMADFPGIYSQLLQGQDLQFCQIADRVNQPINSPCAVLACPILDNQGVLGDLWLLKHEEYVFNELEIRLAQQVANQCAIAIRQARLYQAAQGQVQELEKLNRLKDDFLNTVSHELKTPVSNMKMAIQMLEVTMNRECGFHSKIAEINQEESSSARYFHLLNDECEREIHLINDLLELQELNAGTHLPEKKIIHLEDWIPDVVEPFEDITWNHQQILEVDIAPELPPLTSDPFSLKRVLTELLNNACKYTPAKGKITVAVRAEDEKIQFSVTNSGIEIPASELPRIFDKFYRIPSNDPWKYGGTGLGLALVDKLVTYLGGSIQVQSRSRHTCFLVELPIIHDF; the protein is encoded by the coding sequence ATGAATATCTCCGCTCCTCCGAAAAATTCAAAACTTATCCTCGTCATCGACGACGACAGATTAATGCGGATTCAGCTTCGCCGAGTCATGGAACAAGAAGGCTACCAAGTGGCAGAAGCGATCGACGGAGAAGAGGGTTTAGCCGCTTATACTTGCTTAAAACCAGATATAGTGCTGGTGGATGGGGTAATGCCGGTGATGGATGGCTTTACTTGTTGTAAGCTAATCCGATCGCTCCCTGGAGGGAATAGCACACCTATATTGATGATCACGGCGCTAGATGATGAAGAGTCAGTAGACCAAGCTTTTGAGGCGGGTGCGATCGATTATATTACCAAGCCCATCCATTTGGCAGTACTGCGTCAGCGGGTGCGTCGTCTGCTAGAGGCGAGTCGAGCCGCAGAGGAATTACGACAGCAGAGCGAACGAGAGCGACTGATAAATAAGATAGCTCAGCGCATCCGTCAGTCTTTGAACATCCAGGAAATACTCAACACAACTGTAGCAGAAGTTCGAGAATTTCTAGGGGCCGATCGCGTCCTGATTTATCGTTACGACTCCGACTGGAGTGGAAGCGTATTAGTCGAATCCGTAGATAACCTTTGGACGCCTATTCTAGGCAAAAAAATTGCCTATCCCTACTTGAGTAAAAATTACGTTCCCTCGTACAAACAGAACCGCATTGAAGCCAAAGCGAATATATACACGCTAGGACTCCCCCACTGTTTGATCGATCTGCTGGCTGGATTTCAGGTAAAAGCTCATTTGGTAGTACCGATTTTACAAGATAATTCAGATCTGTTAGTCTTTAATTCCGAATTAGAAAATTCAACTCCAAACTCCCAGTTGTGGGGGCTACTGATTGCCCATCAGTGTAGCAGCCCGCGACAATGGCAGAAATTGGAAATTGAATTGCTCCAGCAATTGGCAACGCAAGTAGCAATTGCAATTCAACAATCCGAACTATATCAACAGCTTGGTAGGCTCAATACTGACCTAGAGAGGCAGGTCAAGGAACGTACATCTCAGTTGCAACAGGCTCTCAACTTTGAAGCTATGCTTAAACGTATTACTGACAAAGTTCGCGATACCCTCGATGAAAGCCATATTTTACAAACAGCGGTGCAAGAATTAGGGCTGGGACTTCAAGTTAATTACTGCGGTACGGGGTTGTACAACCTCGAACAAGCAACTTCCACCATTGGCTATGAGTATGCAATATCATCGGCTTTATGCCGGGATCGCATCATGGAAATGGCTGATTTTCCCGGTATTTATTCTCAGCTTCTGCAAGGTCAGGATCTGCAATTTTGCCAAATAGCTGACCGGGTTAACCAGCCTATTAACAGTCCCTGTGCAGTCCTGGCTTGTCCTATCTTGGATAATCAAGGAGTTCTGGGCGACCTGTGGTTATTAAAGCATGAAGAATATGTTTTTAATGAATTAGAAATTAGATTGGCGCAGCAGGTAGCCAATCAATGCGCGATCGCAATTCGGCAAGCTCGACTTTACCAAGCAGCACAAGGTCAAGTGCAGGAACTCGAAAAACTCAACCGCCTCAAAGACGACTTCCTGAATACGGTTTCTCATGAATTAAAAACGCCTGTATCCAACATGAAAATGGCAATACAAATGTTGGAAGTTACCATGAATCGGGAATGCGGCTTTCACAGCAAAATAGCCGAAATAAACCAAGAAGAAAGCTCCTCTGCTCGTTACTTTCACCTTTTGAATGACGAATGCGAACGAGAAATTCACCTAATCAATGACTTACTGGAATTGCAGGAACTCAATGCCGGAACTCACCTTCCAGAGAAAAAAATTATCCATTTAGAAGACTGGATTCCTGATGTTGTAGAGCCATTTGAAGATATAACCTGGAACCACCAACAAATTTTAGAAGTTGACATTGCGCCCGAACTGCCTCCCCTTACTTCCGATCCATTCAGTCTCAAGCGCGTCCTCACAGAGTTGCTCAATAATGCCTGTAAGTACACTCCAGCCAAAGGTAAAATTACAGTAGCTGTTCGCGCTGAGGACGAAAAAATTCAGTTTAGCGTGACTAATTCCGGCATCGAAATTCCGGCTAGCGAATTACCCCGAATTTTTGACAAATTCTACCGCATTCCCAGCAACGATCCTTGGAAATATGGAGGAACTGGACTGGGACTGGCGCTAGTGGATAAACTGGTAACTTATTTAGGAGGTTCCATACAAGTTCAAAGTAGATCGAGGCATACTTGCTTCTTAGTTGAGTTGCCCATCATCCATGACTTTTGA
- a CDS encoding response regulator encodes MKITHQKKDAPLILIIDDDRFMRLQLRRAMEEAGYQVAEAANGEEGLAAYTGLHPDIVLLDAVMPVMDGFTCCKLMCSRSLGCKAEFCDGVKTSQSSSQLGATLPQVESLCYPTPILMITGLEDPESVDRAFEAGAIDYITKPIHWAVLRQRVRRLLEACRAEQQLRQQTQQMRQQAALLDIATDAILVQNLENQILFWNKGAERLYGWKAEEAIGKNVTELLYKEIPTELQKSQQIIDKKGWWQGELNQVARSGKQIIVESRWTLVCDEQKQPKSILTVNTDITEKKQLEMQFLRAQRTESLGTLASGIAHDLNNALAPILMSVQLLETKYPDARSQRLLKILETNTKRSADLVKQVLSFARGLQGERTVLQVGHLISEIYKIVKQTFPKFIEISRDVSTLNLWTVCGDATQLHQVLINLCVNARDAMSNGGILSISAENVFIDENYVRINIDAKVGKYAVITVADTGTGIPREILDRIFEPFFTTKEHGKGTGLGLSTVVGIIKGHGGFINVYSEVGKGTKFNVYLPAAETDETNFTIEIHRELPRGNGELILVVDDEDSIREITKTSLESYNYEVITANDGVEAIALYAERKKEISVVLVDMMMPLMDGPTTIRTLQKINAAVKIIAVSGLASNNQIAELSQTSVKTFLPKPYTSEELLKNLHLVIAME; translated from the coding sequence ATGAAAATCACCCACCAAAAAAAAGATGCACCTCTTATCCTCATAATCGATGATGACAGATTCATGCGGCTTCAGCTTCGTCGAGCGATGGAAGAAGCTGGATATCAGGTGGCAGAAGCTGCTAATGGAGAAGAGGGATTAGCTGCCTATACTGGTTTGCACCCAGATATCGTGCTGCTGGATGCGGTGATGCCGGTGATGGATGGCTTTACCTGTTGCAAGCTAATGTGCAGTCGTTCGCTGGGCTGTAAAGCTGAATTTTGTGATGGCGTTAAAACTTCCCAAAGCTCTAGCCAATTAGGTGCAACGCTGCCGCAAGTAGAATCCCTTTGCTATCCCACACCCATATTAATGATCACTGGGCTGGAAGACCCAGAATCAGTCGATCGAGCTTTTGAAGCAGGTGCGATCGATTATATTACCAAACCCATCCACTGGGCAGTACTGCGCCAACGGGTGCGTCGTCTGCTGGAAGCTTGTCGAGCAGAACAACAATTACGACAACAAACCCAGCAAATGCGCCAACAAGCTGCTTTACTGGATATCGCCACAGACGCTATACTCGTGCAAAACCTAGAAAATCAAATCTTATTTTGGAACAAAGGTGCTGAGCGTTTGTATGGCTGGAAGGCAGAAGAAGCTATTGGCAAAAACGTCACCGAGCTTTTGTACAAAGAAATTCCGACCGAACTGCAAAAGAGCCAGCAAATTATTGATAAGAAAGGCTGGTGGCAAGGTGAGTTGAATCAGGTCGCCAGATCTGGCAAACAAATTATCGTTGAAAGTCGCTGGACACTGGTGTGCGACGAACAGAAACAACCTAAATCAATTCTTACCGTTAATACCGACATCACAGAGAAAAAACAACTCGAAATGCAGTTTCTTCGCGCTCAGCGCACGGAAAGTCTCGGAACCCTTGCCAGCGGCATCGCTCACGATCTAAACAATGCGCTGGCACCAATTTTGATGTCTGTTCAACTTCTGGAAACTAAATACCCGGACGCTCGCAGTCAGCGATTGTTGAAAATACTGGAAACAAATACCAAACGCAGCGCCGATTTAGTCAAACAAGTGCTATCTTTTGCGCGTGGGCTTCAAGGCGAGCGGACAGTCCTTCAGGTGGGGCATTTAATATCAGAAATTTATAAAATTGTTAAACAAACATTCCCTAAATTTATTGAAATCTCCAGGGATGTCTCTACCCTAAATCTCTGGACTGTTTGCGGTGATGCGACGCAACTGCACCAAGTGTTAATTAACCTCTGTGTCAACGCTCGCGATGCTATGTCAAACGGCGGTATTTTGAGCATTTCTGCGGAAAATGTTTTTATTGATGAAAATTATGTCAGGATCAATATAGACGCTAAAGTTGGTAAATATGCTGTCATCACCGTTGCCGATACCGGCACTGGCATTCCACGAGAAATATTGGATCGAATTTTTGAGCCATTTTTCACCACAAAAGAACACGGTAAAGGAACGGGGTTGGGGCTTTCGACCGTGGTTGGCATTATTAAAGGACATGGAGGTTTTATAAATGTATATAGCGAAGTGGGAAAAGGCACAAAATTTAACGTTTACTTACCTGCGGCGGAAACCGATGAAACAAATTTTACCATCGAGATTCATCGGGAATTACCTAGAGGAAATGGAGAACTGATTCTTGTAGTTGATGATGAAGATTCAATACGAGAAATAACAAAAACCTCGCTGGAAAGTTACAATTATGAGGTCATAACTGCTAACGATGGCGTGGAGGCGATCGCACTTTATGCCGAGCGCAAAAAAGAAATTAGCGTGGTGTTGGTCGATATGATGATGCCATTGATGGATGGGCCTACCACTATCCGCACGCTACAAAAAATTAACGCAGCTGTCAAAATTATTGCTGTAAGCGGACTGGCGTCAAATAATCAGATTGCCGAGTTGAGTCAAACTAGCGTGAAAACATTTTTACCAAAACCATACACCTCAGAGGAATTGTTGAAAAACTTGCATTTAGTTATCGCTATGGAATAG